ACATTGTCTGTCAAATTCTTCAATTAATTTTTCAACATTTAGCTCCACAAAAGGAAAAACCATTAGTGAAAGAGCTATACTTGCTGTAAATAAACTCTTTGGAATATTTAAAGTTACTATAAAAAATCCATAGACAAAAAGTCCAATTATAATTGACGGAATTGATGAAATACATTGAATAAGAAAACTCAAAAGCATTTTAATTATTTTTGATTTACAAAATATTTTATTATAAATTGCAAAACAAATCCCTAAAGCTGTTGAAAAAAACATAGATAATATCATCAACAAAAATGATCCTATTATCGCATTTCTTATACCACCATCTACTCCAAGTGGCATTCCTTTAGGATTTTCCGTTAAAAATTTTAAATTTATTCCTGAAATTCCATTAAAAAATACAAAAGAAAATATCAAAAAAATTGCTGTCATAACTATAAAAATAGATATATATGCAAAAAGTTTAATTAACTTATCTTTAAATCTTATCATAAATTCTACTCTTTCTATTAATAATAAATAATAAAATATTAATGATTAAAACTAAAATCAAAAGTATAAATCCACTTGCAAAAAGTGCATAATAATGTTCACTATAAACTTCACTCATCCCTATTTCGAGTGCAATAAGCGATGGAATAGTCTGTGCTTTTGACAATAGTTTTGGAAAAATCGGTGCATTTCCTATAACCATCATAACTGCCATTGTTTCTCCTATTGCTCTGGAGAATGAAATCATAAAGCCTGTTAAAATTGAAAAATGTAATTTCTTTAAAACCACTTTTCTTATAAAATACTCTTTACTTATTCCCAAAGCATCAGAATCTCTTTGATATTTTTTCTTAATAAGTTCAATTGTTTCAATAAGGTTTGAAACAAAATAAGGTAAAATCATTATTGATAAAATAATACTTCCTGCGAGGACACTTTCTCCAGCAGAAATCTTAAATATTCTTTCGATATTTTTTACAATTATAATCATTCCAAAAAAACCATAAATTATTGACGGAATACCTGCCAAAATGTTTATAAGCCATACGAGTAAAACTTTCGATTTTTTTGTATAAAAACATATAAATAAAGCTGTTCCAATAGCTATTGGAAGTGAAATTATACAAGCTAGAATAGATATAAATATACTAGCTAATAAAATATTAAAAATTCCAAAACTTCCGGAAACTTCAGTTGCATTCCAAACTCTTCCAAAAATAAATTTTAGAAAATTATTTTTAAGAAAAAAAGGTAAGGACTGATTATACAAAAAGACTATTAGAGTCAACAAAAGTAAAATTGTAAATAATGTAAAAATATAGACCGTGTATTTAAAAACTTTATTTTTCATAATTACTCCAAAAAAGAGGAATACAAAAAGTATTCCTCAGTATTTTCTAAATTTTATTTCAAAACAATAAGGTTGTCCAATATTATTTGCTTGGTATGAATCCCATACTTTTTATAACTTTCTTTCCTTCTTCTGATTGAAGTAAATCAACAAATACTTTTTCAGTTGCAGTTAATTTTCCACTCTTCATAATGATTAAAGGTCTTGAAATATAGTAACTGTTATTTAAAATATTTTCTTCAGTTGGTTCAACGTTATCAACTTTCATAGGAATTAACTTTCCTTGGTTTTGATTAGTAATACCATATGATGCATATCCAATAGCATTTTTATTTTCAATAATTTTTGAAACTAATGCGCCCATTGAAGGAGCTTGAATTGCATCTTCTCTAACCTTAACATCTTTCATTATTTTCTTTTGGAAAACTTCATGAGCCCCACCACCTAAATCACGAGTTACAACTACAATTTCTTCATCAGGTAAAGATGGATCTACTTGTTTCCAAGTTTTATATTCTCCGGAGAAAATCTTTATGATTTCTTCTTTAGTCAAATTTCCATTTTTAGCTTTTAAAATATTATTATCAGGATTAACACAAATACAAAGAGCGTCAAGACCTAGAGTAAAAGACTCTAAATCCTTAACCTTTTCTTTTTCTGAATCCTTAATATCACGAGCAAGCATTCCAAAATTTGCAACTTTATCAAGAACAGCCTTAACTCCTGCACCTGAACCACCAGATGAAACAAAAATAGTTATATTTTCTTTTGGCAATGAAGAATCAACCTTATCCCAAGTCGTATATTTTTCAATAAAATCTGTAGCAATCTTATTGATTACAGGAGCTAAAGTTGAAGAACCACTAAAACTAATTTGTGCATTAACAGTATCAGACTTGCTTTCAGTTTTATTTGTTTCCTCTTTCTTTTCAGTATTTTGTTTTTGTCCTGAACAAGCAGTAAACATAATACAAACTGCTAAAAGAGCCGTTAATTTTTTTAAATATTTTTTCATAATATCCTCCTAAAATAAATACCTGCATATATTTTACAACAAAGAAAATATAATGTAAAATAGATTTTATTAATGGATATTGGTTATTTATAAGGAATTCTTATTCTATTTTTCCTTTAAAAAATTCTAAAACTTTTCCTAAGTCTTCAAAGATATAATCTGCTTTTTTCTGATCTTGTCCGAAGAATTTATCTTTTATTGCGATTACTTTTATATTTGCATTTTTTCCTGCTTCTATTCCCCTTGTTGAGTCCTCTATTACAAAGGCATCTTCATTAGACACTTGTAAAATTTCACAGGCTTTTAGATAAACATCTGGATTTGGTTTACTTTTTTTGACTTCATCCGAACTCACTATGAAGTCAAAGTATTCTAAAATTTCACAATCTTTTAGAGCCTTTTCAATTGTCTTTTTAGGACTTGATGAGCAAACAGCAGTTTTTATTTTATGTTTTTTTAAAAATACTAAAATTTCTTTTACAAAAGGCTTTAGAATTGCTTTATAGTCAATAGGATGTTCTAAAAAATACTTTCTATTTTCTTCTTCTATCTCAGAAATTGTATATTTTTTATTGAGCATTTCATACAGCAAATTATATGTTCCTTCCATATTCGTTCCAATCAGTCTAAAAGTATCTTCGAGTTTTCCTTTAAAACCCCTTTTAGAAATCCAATCATAAGTTCCCTTCATGTAAAACATTTCTGAATCTATAAGGACTCCGTCCATATCAAAAAGTACAGCTTTCATATTATTTACCTCTATTTTTTAAACAATCATAATTATCACATATATATCTTACTAGCTTTAAATAGTTTTCTTTATATTTTCGATTCTTTTTATTTTTTATTGAATTTTTAATAATAAGATTTAAATTATCCAAAGCCAATATTAAAATCATAATTAAAAAAACTAAAAATCCTACCTTTAGATATGTTTTCAAATCTTCTGCTTTTGTAATATTGTTTTTTCCTATAAATAGAGAAATTTTAACTGCTATTGATGTCAAAATTAATCTTATAGTTGCAAAAACTGCTGAAATAAATGATGAAATGATAATTGTAGATATTAATCCTGTTTTTATTATAAATGCTATTGCTATAGTTACCCCTTTATTTATAGCTTTTAAAATCAACTCAAATGAATTTATATCAATATTTTTATTTTTTTCAAGTAAAAATTTCTCTCTTATCAAATCATTTTCAGTTGGAAATTTACTAAAAATAAATTCTTCTAAAAATTTTAAATTCTCGTGATTTGTCTTAATATAGTCTTTTACATCTCTATTAAGAAATTCTTTAAGTTGTAAACTATAACCGAAATATTCGTTGTCAAACCATTTATTTACATCATTATTTTTTGGAAATTCATTATCCTTAATTTTAAATTTTACATCATTAATATTATATAAAATAAAGAATAACTCAAAACTTAAAAATATAATATACGAATAATTAAATAAAGTTAAAAAGTGATTGTAAAATAAAAACTCAGATTTAAAAATAGAAATATATAATAGTAAATTCATATTTAAAAAAGCTAAAATTTTAACTAATATATTTAATGGATTTATAAAACTAAGTTTAAATTTAGTATATCTAATTAACATAAAATAAATCATATTCATACTGTTAAATATAAAAATAAATCCTAATAGAATTTGTAAAAAATCAAGCACATAGGATAATTGAAAATCCAATAAGTAAAATGATATTATAAAATAAATTGAATATACCAAAACCCATAAAATATTAAATATGGTATTAATAATTCTTAGTATTTTTTCATATTTTAAATTAATATTTTCTAATTTTTTTCTAAGTAATACCATTTTATCACCTTATTTCCCTTAAATTACAATTTACAAAAAAGCTGTCCATTATGTCAAAACCTCTTTTTGTAAAATATATTCTATCATCTTTAATTTCGACTACATTATTTTCTAATCCTATTTTTACAGCTTTTTTATTCTCTTCTAAAAAGTCAGACTCAAAAAGTCTATTATAATCTGAAATCAAAAACCCCTCTTTTAAACGCATATTCATTATGATATATTCAAATTTTTTTGTAGGCATATCCAATTTTTCTCTAAAATCTACAGGAATATTTCCATTTTGTAATTCTTTTATATATTTTGAAAGATTAACTGTATTAGAAAATCTTTCATCATTTAAATAGGAATGAGCAGAAATCCCAAGTCCTAAATACTCTTTACAATTCCAATACTTTTTATTATGAACAGATTCTTTCACGACTTTAGCAAAATTTGAAACTTCATATTGATTCAATCCCATTTCTTCTAATTTTTCTACGATTAGATGATACATTTTTCTTTCAGTTTCTTCATCTAAAAAATCCAATTTTCCTGCATTTTGTAATGCCTTAAATTTCGTCTTTTCTTCAATAATCAAAGCATAATAAGAGATATGTTCGGGATTTATATTTTTTACAATTTCTAAGTCATATAAAATATCATCTATTGTTTGACTTTGATAACCGAAAATTAAATCTAAATTTAAATCAAGGTCAAATTTTTTTACCAATTCAATACTATCAAAGGCTTCTTTGGAATTGTGATTTCTTCCAAGTTCTTTTAAAATTACATCATTAAAACTTTGTACTCCTATTGATACTCTATTTATTTTTGCACTTTTATAGTATTCTAATTTTTTCTTATCAAAAGTTTTCGGATTTGTTTCAATTGATATTTCAATATTATCAAGGACTGTAAAATTTTCCTTTACTTTTTCTAAAATTTCAAATATATATTTTCCGTCAATAAAACTCGGAGTTCCTCCTCCAATGAAAATAGAATCTATTAAAAAGTTTTTATTTCCTTTTAATTCAATTTCTTTTTTTAAAGCTTCTACATACTCTTTAATTTTAGAATTTGCGCCTTGAAATGCTGTAAAGTCGCAATAATTACATATTCTATCACAAAAAGGAATGTGAATATATAATCCCAATCTTTTCATTTTTTCTCCTATTAAGCAAAAAGCCTATCTTATAATAGGCTTTCTTATCTATTTTTCATCATATTTCAATACAGCTAAAAATGCCTGTTGAGGTACTTCTACGCTACCAATTTGTTGCATTTTCTTCTTACCTTCTTTTTGTTTTTCGAGTAATTTTCTCTTTCTTGAAATATCTCCACCATAACATTTTGCAAGTACGTCTTTTCTCAAAGCTCTTACAGTTTCTCTGGCGATTACTTTAGAACCTATTGAAGCTTGAATAGGTACTGCAAATTGATGTCTAGGAATTTCATCTTTAAGTCTTTCAACTATATTTCTCGCTCTTTCGTAAGATTTTTCACGATGAACAATTATTGAAAAGGCATCAACTAAATCTCCATTAATTAAAATATCCAATTTAGCTAAATCTGAACGTTGATATCCTTTTAACTCGTAATCAAGTGAAGCATAACCCTTAGTTTTTGATTTTAATGCATCAAAAAAATCGTAAATAACTTCATTCAACGGCAAAATATATCTAAGACTTACTCTATGTTGATCGAGATATTCCATATTCTCAAAAATACCTCTTTTATTTTGACATAAATCCATAATAGTTCCAACATAGTCTTTTGGAGTCATAATATTTGCCTCAACAATAGGTTCTTCCATATATTCTATTTCAGTTTCTTTAGGTAAATTGCTTGGGTTTTGAATTTCAAGTATTTCTCCTGTTTTTTTAGCAACTTTATAGATTACAGATGGAGCTGTTGTAATTATATTCAAATCAAATTCTCTATCAAGTCTTTCTTGAATAATTTCCATATGTAATAGTCCCAAAAATCCACATCTAAATCCAAAGCCTAGTGCGACAGAGCTTTCAGGTTCAAAGGATAGAGAAGCATCATTTACTTGAAGTTTCTCTAAAGCTTCCCTTACACTGTTAAAATCCTCCCCTTCTGCGGGATAAATTCCACAATAAACCATTGGAATAACTTTTTTATATCCAGGTAAAGCTGAGTCAGTCATATTTTCAAAATCTGTAATAGTATCCCCAACTCTTGCATCTTTTACATTCTTTATGCTTGCAACTACATAACCTACATCTCCGGCTTTTAGCTCTCCAGTTTGAACATTTCCTGAAGCAGTATAACCAACTTCAGTTACTTCAAATTTTCCTTTAGTTGCCATCATATAAATAGTCATTCCCTCTTTTAAAGTTCCTTCAACTACACGAACATAGGAAACAACACCTTTGTATGAATCATAATATGAATCAAAGATAAGTGCTTTAAGTGGTGCATTTTCATCTCCAGTTGGAGCAGGTACATTATTTACAATATCTTCCAGTACATCTTCAATATTAAGTCCCTCTTTTGCAGAAACTAAAGGAATTCCCTCTGTATCAAAGCCTGTTATTTCTTCAATTTCATCTTTTACTTCATCAATTCTAGCTGACGGTAAATCTATTTTATTTATAACTGGTAAAATTTCTAAATCTTGTTCTAATGCCAAATATACATTTCCAAGTGTCTGAGCTTCAACACCTTGAGTTGCATCAACAACTAAAATAGCTCCCTCACAAGCAGCAAGACTTCTTGATACTTCATAAGTAAAGTCAACATGTCCCGGAGTGTCAATAAGATTTAAAACATAAGTTTCTCCGTCTTTTGCTTTGTAGAAAAGTTTTACAGCCTTTAGCTTAATAGTAATACCTCTTTCTCTCTCAAGATCCATACTATCTAAAACCTGTTCTTCCATTTCTCTTTTAGTCATCATCCCTGTTTTTTCTATTAATCTATCAGCAAGAGTTGATTTCCCATGATCTATATGTGCAATTATAGAAAAATTTCTAATATTCTTCTGTTCAATTTTCATAAATTATTTTAACCCTCCAAAATTATTAAAAGGATAGTATCTAAATACAATTTTCCCAACAATGTCAGATCTTGGAACAACTCCTAAATCTCTACTATCTCTACTATTTGATCTATTATCCCCCAAAACGAAAACATAACCTTTAGGCACTTCCCATTTTGTAGTATTATTATGTGGCGCAGTAACTTTTGTACTCACATAATTCTCTTCCAATATTTTTCCATTCAAATAAACTCTGTCATTAATTATTTCAACAGTATCTCCTTCAACAGCTATAACTCTCTTTAAATAATATTTTTTTGCATCAGGAACGTAAAAATCAATAATATCTCCACGAGTTATATTCTTTTTCATAAAAAATATTTTATTAACCATAAGTCTATCCCCATGATTTACAGTTGGATTCATACTTCTTCCATCTACAATAGTACTTGTAACAACAAAAGTTCTTATTCCAAAACTTATTAAAAGTGCAAGAATTATAACTTTCGCATAATCAAAGAAAATTTTCCAAAAATTCTTTTCTTCCTGTTCATTACTATTTTTCTCTTCTTCATCATATCTATCATCAATCATAATTTCCTCCAAATTCAGATAGAATCATTTTATCATCTTTAATTAATGTCTATCCACTAAAAACTTACAATATAAAACATAACCAAATCCGCCTAAAAATATTACTAGAAATGGACTTATTTTAAAATAACTAACTAATATTAAAACTAATAAACTAAAAATATAGTGAACAGCCTTTAACTTTGTCTTTTTTCCAAGTATTACAACAGCAGAAGCTAGCACTGCTATTAAAGCTGGTTTAACTGCAATAAAAAATTTACTGACATAGTAATTCGCACTCATATCCTTAAAAAACATTGCTATTATAAGAATTGATATAAAAGCAGGAAAAATTGAACAAAATAAGCAAACCAAAGCTCCTGCTAAACCCTTTATCTTATATCCTACAATAATACTAATATTACAACCCAAAACTCCTGGAACACTTTGTGCTATTCCAAGTGCATCTAAAAATTCTTCTTGAGTCATATATTTCCTTTTTTCCACAATTTCTTTATTTATAACCGGAATCATCGCAGCTCCACCACCAACCGTCAGAGTGCTTATCCACAAAAAAGTCTTAAATAATTGAAATAACATAATTACCTCCTAAATAATCCACATTCCGATTATACCAGTTAAAAAAATTGCAATTATCGGATGTAAATTTTTATAAGTAGTTAAGTAAAATATTATTCCAAAAGTACTTATCGAATATATAGTATAAAAGTCAGAATCAATAACAGACACACAACTAGATGCAATCAATCCAAGTACGACAGGTCTGATCCCAACAAAAAAGTTCTTTATATGTACATTATCTTTAAATTTTTGCATAAAAAAAACAATTAAAGTAATTAAAATAAAACTTGGTAAAACAACTGCCATAGTAGTTATAATAGATCCAATAACTCCGTTACCTACAGTATATCCTACAAATGTTGCAAGATTTATCGCAATTGGACCTGGTGTTATTTGTGAAATTGTAACAAAATTTATAAAGTCATTCATTCCAATCCAAGCATATTTATCTACAACCATAGATATAATCAGTGGAATCATTGCATATCCTCCACCAAAATTATATGCTCCAATGAATAAAAACACTAAAAACAAGCTAATTAAACTCATTTTATCTCCTCTTACCTATTATTATTCTATCAAAACCTGCAAAATCTTTTTTTTGAAGTAAAATTTCAAATCCATTTTCAATTAGTAAATTAGAAATAATTTTCATTTGATTATATCCTATTTCAAAAGCTAAAACTCCATTTGCTGATAAATAATCCAAGGACCCCGAAATTATTTTTTTATAAAAGAATAATCCATCTTTTCCACCATATAAGGCATTTTGAGGCTCAAAAGATAATTCTTTTTCCAGTGTTTTCATGTCGATCTCATCAATATAAGGAGGATTTGAAACTATAATATCAAAATTTTTCTCCTTTATATTTGAAAAAATATCACTTTCAAAAAATTCCACATTTTTTAGATTCAACTCTTCTTTATTTTTATTTGATAATTTTATAGCTTCTTTGTTTATATCAATACCATAAACATACGATTTTTTCAAATTATCAGCCAGTGCAATACTTATAGCTCCACTTCCACAGCCTATATCTAAAATTTTATCCTTTTTACAATCCAATTTTAAAATTTCATCAACCAAAATTTCAGTCTCAAATCTTGGAATTAAAGCAGATTCATCAACAAACAACTCCAAACCATAAAATTCCCATTTTCCAAATATATATTGTAATGGATAATTTTGTTTTCTATTTTCTATTATTTCTAGAAATTCATTGTATATAGAATCAACACAAAATGTCAATTCCATTTTTAATTCAACAGCTTTTTTACCCGTTAAAAATTCTAAAATTAACCAATTTTCATTAGAATTACCATGTTTTTCAATTAATTCTTTTATGTCCATAGAAAACTCCAATCCTAAGAAATTTTAGAATATAACTCATAAATAAAATTATAAAAATCATCTGAAACAGTTATTAAAAATGACGCATCATTATATTTTAAACTAGCAGTCCTACCTTCAGAGGATAATGTAATACTAAGAATATTATTATTACTTTCAAAAGATATTGTTATATCTTCGTTATCCATAGTAAGTTTAGAATCAGAAACAAATTTATTAAACTCTAACTTTGAAATAACATCATCCATTAATTTTTTATCTTCAATAATATATTTTTTATCATTTTCTACTTTAGTAATTACTATTTTATTTAATTCTTGCGGAGATAGGTATTTTTTTTCAATTTTTAAAACATCATTATGATTTATATCTGTAACAATATAATACTTTTCTCTCTCTTTTCTAATTCTTCCTCTTTCAACAATTGAATTATAAGTAATTAATCCTAATCCAATAATTTCTATAATAAAAACTATTATAATAATATTTTTAATATTTTTTTTCATAAAATACTCCCCTGACAATTATGCCTCAAACAAATTAAAATATTAATCTTAATCCACTATTATTTTATCACAATTTAGAAAAAAAATAAATTAAAATTGACAATAAGTACATAAACTCTAATTATTATGTTTAAATATAGTTATAAAATTTTTGACAAAAAAAGAGATGAATTTTTTATTCATCTCTTAAAATTCTTTTTGTAAATACTCCATAAATGATTTTATATCTTTAAAATCCTTATAAACTGCTGCAAAACGAACATAAGAAACCTCATCAAGTGATTTTAAATATTTCAAAACCAATTCCCCAATCTGAGTAGATTTAATTTCATTTTTGTAATTTTGTCTAATATCTTTTTCAATATTATCTATAACAGACTCTATCTCTTTATCTTTAATAGTTCTTTTTTCACAACATTTTTTTATACCGGCAAAAACTTTATTTCTAGAAAAAATTTGTCTAGATCCATCTTTTTTTAACACAAAAATTACAAACTCAGGCATTTTCTCATATGTTGTAAATTTATAATCACAAATCTCACAAACTCTTCTTCTTTTAACATAAGTTTTATCAATAGAATTTCTAGAATCTAGAACTCTAGTAGTTTCCGCTCCGCAGTTAGGACATTTCATTATCTTAAGAAACTTGGAATATCTAACTCTAATCCATCATCTTTTTTATCTGATGCAAGTTTTTTTTCAATACCAGATGATTTTCTAAT
Above is a genomic segment from Parvimonas micra containing:
- the pstC gene encoding phosphate ABC transporter permease subunit PstC; translation: MKNKVFKYTVYIFTLFTILLLLTLIVFLYNQSLPFFLKNNFLKFIFGRVWNATEVSGSFGIFNILLASIFISILACIISLPIAIGTALFICFYTKKSKVLLVWLINILAGIPSIIYGFFGMIIIVKNIERIFKISAGESVLAGSIILSIMILPYFVSNLIETIELIKKKYQRDSDALGISKEYFIRKVVLKKLHFSILTGFMISFSRAIGETMAVMMVIGNAPIFPKLLSKAQTIPSLIALEIGMSEVYSEHYYALFASGFILLILVLIINILLFIINRKSRIYDKI
- a CDS encoding phosphate ABC transporter substrate-binding protein; its protein translation is MKKYLKKLTALLAVCIMFTACSGQKQNTEKKEETNKTESKSDTVNAQISFSGSSTLAPVINKIATDFIEKYTTWDKVDSSLPKENITIFVSSGGSGAGVKAVLDKVANFGMLARDIKDSEKEKVKDLESFTLGLDALCICVNPDNNILKAKNGNLTKEEIIKIFSGEYKTWKQVDPSLPDEEIVVVTRDLGGGAHEVFQKKIMKDVKVREDAIQAPSMGALVSKIIENKNAIGYASYGITNQNQGKLIPMKVDNVEPTEENILNNSYYISRPLIIMKSGKLTATEKVFVDLLQSEEGKKVIKSMGFIPSK
- the hemW gene encoding radical SAM family heme chaperone HemW, which codes for MKRLGLYIHIPFCDRICNYCDFTAFQGANSKIKEYVEALKKEIELKGNKNFLIDSIFIGGGTPSFIDGKYIFEILEKVKENFTVLDNIEISIETNPKTFDKKKLEYYKSAKINRVSIGVQSFNDVILKELGRNHNSKEAFDSIELVKKFDLDLNLDLIFGYQSQTIDDILYDLEIVKNINPEHISYYALIIEEKTKFKALQNAGKLDFLDEETERKMYHLIVEKLEEMGLNQYEVSNFAKVVKESVHNKKYWNCKEYLGLGISAHSYLNDERFSNTVNLSKYIKELQNGNIPVDFREKLDMPTKKFEYIIMNMRLKEGFLISDYNRLFESDFLEENKKAVKIGLENNVVEIKDDRIYFTKRGFDIMDSFFVNCNLREIR
- a CDS encoding HAD family phosphatase — protein: MKAVLFDMDGVLIDSEMFYMKGTYDWISKRGFKGKLEDTFRLIGTNMEGTYNLLYEMLNKKYTISEIEEENRKYFLEHPIDYKAILKPFVKEILVFLKKHKIKTAVCSSSPKKTIEKALKDCEILEYFDFIVSSDEVKKSKPNPDVYLKACEILQVSNEDAFVIEDSTRGIEAGKNANIKVIAIKDKFFGQDQKKADYIFEDLGKVLEFFKGKIE
- the lepA gene encoding translation elongation factor 4, with protein sequence MKIEQKNIRNFSIIAHIDHGKSTLADRLIEKTGMMTKREMEEQVLDSMDLERERGITIKLKAVKLFYKAKDGETYVLNLIDTPGHVDFTYEVSRSLAACEGAILVVDATQGVEAQTLGNVYLALEQDLEILPVINKIDLPSARIDEVKDEIEEITGFDTEGIPLVSAKEGLNIEDVLEDIVNNVPAPTGDENAPLKALIFDSYYDSYKGVVSYVRVVEGTLKEGMTIYMMATKGKFEVTEVGYTASGNVQTGELKAGDVGYVVASIKNVKDARVGDTITDFENMTDSALPGYKKVIPMVYCGIYPAEGEDFNSVREALEKLQVNDASLSFEPESSVALGFGFRCGFLGLLHMEIIQERLDREFDLNIITTAPSVIYKVAKKTGEILEIQNPSNLPKETEIEYMEEPIVEANIMTPKDYVGTIMDLCQNKRGIFENMEYLDQHRVSLRYILPLNEVIYDFFDALKSKTKGYASLDYELKGYQRSDLAKLDILINGDLVDAFSIIVHREKSYERARNIVERLKDEIPRHQFAVPIQASIGSKVIARETVRALRKDVLAKCYGGDISRKRKLLEKQKEGKKKMQQIGSVEVPQQAFLAVLKYDEK
- the nrdR gene encoding transcriptional regulator NrdR; protein product: MKCPNCGAETTRVLDSRNSIDKTYVKRRRVCEICDYKFTTYEKMPEFVIFVLKKDGSRQIFSRNKVFAGIKKCCEKRTIKDKEIESVIDNIEKDIRQNYKNEIKSTQIGELVLKYLKSLDEVSYVRFAAVYKDFKDIKSFMEYLQKEF
- a CDS encoding PstA family ABC transporter permease — translated: MIRFKDKLIKLFAYISIFIVMTAIFLIFSFVFFNGISGINLKFLTENPKGMPLGVDGGIRNAIIGSFLLMILSMFFSTALGICFAIYNKIFCKSKIIKMLLSFLIQCISSIPSIIIGLFVYGFFIVTLNIPKSLFTASIALSLMVFPFVELNVEKLIEEFDRQCIRDSYALGIDKIYMCRKLILPTISNKIVSISILAGSYAVGATAPLLLTGVVFMAKPNGLFTPIMALPFHLHMLLSQSVATEKAYATAMVLIGLLIILNLLSEIIMRNIGGKIVEYIRNKKS
- a CDS encoding chromate transporter is translated as MSLISLFLVFLFIGAYNFGGGYAMIPLIISMVVDKYAWIGMNDFINFVTISQITPGPIAINLATFVGYTVGNGVIGSIITTMAVVLPSFILITLIVFFMQKFKDNVHIKNFFVGIRPVVLGLIASSCVSVIDSDFYTIYSISTFGIIFYLTTYKNLHPIIAIFLTGIIGMWII
- a CDS encoding chromate transporter, which produces MLFQLFKTFLWISTLTVGGGAAMIPVINKEIVEKRKYMTQEEFLDALGIAQSVPGVLGCNISIIVGYKIKGLAGALVCLFCSIFPAFISILIIAMFFKDMSANYYVSKFFIAVKPALIAVLASAVVILGKKTKLKAVHYIFSLLVLILVSYFKISPFLVIFLGGFGYVLYCKFLVDRH
- the lepB gene encoding signal peptidase I; the encoded protein is MIDDRYDEEEKNSNEQEEKNFWKIFFDYAKVIILALLISFGIRTFVVTSTIVDGRSMNPTVNHGDRLMVNKIFFMKKNITRGDIIDFYVPDAKKYYLKRVIAVEGDTVEIINDRVYLNGKILEENYVSTKVTAPHNNTTKWEVPKGYVFVLGDNRSNSRDSRDLGVVPRSDIVGKIVFRYYPFNNFGGLK
- the prmC gene encoding peptide chain release factor N(5)-glutamine methyltransferase, whose product is MDIKELIEKHGNSNENWLILEFLTGKKAVELKMELTFCVDSIYNEFLEIIENRKQNYPLQYIFGKWEFYGLELFVDESALIPRFETEILVDEILKLDCKKDKILDIGCGSGAISIALADNLKKSYVYGIDINKEAIKLSNKNKEELNLKNVEFFESDIFSNIKEKNFDIIVSNPPYIDEIDMKTLEKELSFEPQNALYGGKDGLFFYKKIISGSLDYLSANGVLAFEIGYNQMKIISNLLIENGFEILLQKKDFAGFDRIIIGKRR